GTCGGCCTCCGGCAGCTTGCCTCGAAGCATGACACGACCTACATCGATGGCCACTTGCTCCGAGTCCTCGAACAAGGTGTCACCCAAAATAGTCGCCGCGGTGATCTGGATAGGTGCATCGCCGTCGGTTCCCTGAAAGAAACCGCGAGCGTATCCATAGAAAAGATCGCGGTAATCTACCCGATGTGGATTCACATCGACGGGATCTCCGTTTTCGAATCCTAGATTCTCCACCGGTCCTTCGATCGTGAATGAGATACGGTTCATCGCCCACGGGACATTGTTGCCGTTGGCGTCCAGTGCCTGAACGGTCAGTGTCGCCGTATCGAGACGGTCAGCCTTCAACTCAATGTTGTTAGTCTCAAGTCCCAATGTAATCGGTGGGCCTGCCGTCTTCCATACTTTTTCGGCAACGGGTTTGCCATTGTCGTAGCCAACAGCCTTCAGTTCGCCTGGGATATAGGGGACCCTCCAAATAAACTCCAGCCATTCGGGGTCTTCCGACTTTCGGCCCAGCGACTCGCCGTTGAGAAAAAGCTCAACCTCATCGCAATTGGAGTACGCCACCACGGGGACTGGAGTGCCAGGCTCGAGAAAGCGATGGGTCCAGTGTGGCAGGATATGCACCATCGGTTCCTTTGTCCATTGGCTCTGGTAGAACCAATAAAGATCCTTCGGAAAGCCGGCGAGATCAATGATGCCGAAATTCCAAATGCGCGCCGGGAATTCCCCATCCCCAAAAGAAGCTTCACCAAGGTAGTCAAAGCCGGTCCAGCGAAATTCGCCAATGACCCAAGGCATGTCACGGGTTTCACGCCAGCTCGTACGCGCGGAGATGCGTACCCCGCAGTTGTCATAACTGGAGCTATAGCGCGGATGACCGTCAAAGAATATTTGCTCGGCCCCGTACTCGGGAATCTCGTTTCGCGGGCGGTCCTTGTCGCGCCACCAGGTCCGTACACGGTAAAATCCCCGGGTCTGCAAAGTGTGTGGAACCTCGGTACGCACACAGAGCTCGTTCGGGTATTGTTCGTGAAATTTCTGCATCGCTCCCGGCATGCCACCAGGGCCGTTAAAGCCCTGAATATCGACTCCTTGAAACACGCTTCCACCTGTTGTCGGCCGAGTGTCATCAAACTTCTTGATGTAGCCGGTAATATCATGCAGGTCATCTTGCCCGGTCTCATTACCGATAGAATACATGACAATACATGGATGGTTACGGTTGGAGCGGAGCCATTCTTCGACGTCGATTTTCCACCATTGGCGGAAGAACCGGGCGCCGTAGTCTGCCTCAGCCTTTTGATGCCATCCGTCAAAGATCTCATCCATCACCATGATTCCCAGTGCGTCACACAGCTCGTAAAACTCTTGAGTGCGCGGATTATGGGATGTGCGAATCGCGTTGCAACCCATCGCCTTGAGCAACTCCAAGCGCTCTTTCAATATCTTTCGTGGGATGGCCCCGCCGACTGGCCCGCCATCATGGTGCTCGCAGACCCCCTTCATTTTCATGGGTTCGCCATTGAGGGCAAAGCCG
This DNA window, taken from Ruficoccus amylovorans, encodes the following:
- a CDS encoding sugar-binding domain-containing protein, producing MITPLKLAAFAGISMFVFSAAQAERERVNIDFDWKFKAGEQTGAQSIDYNDADWRTLDVPHDWSIEGEYSADAPAGGSGAYLPTGIVWYRKTIDIPSDWKGRDVSIEFDSVYMNSTVWVNGVELGSRPYGYVTFAYDLTPYLRSGKNVIAVRVDNEQQPSARWYTSTGILGSVSLLATDPVHVKRGGIFFQTLTADKERALVQVETEIVGDEKATVLNQLISDDGKVAGEALGAGKQQFEVNQPKLWGVDEPNLYTLRTTVTSEGKEVDAIETQVGIRTLTFDPHTGFALNGEPMKMKGVCEHHDGGPVGGAIPRKILKERLELLKAMGCNAIRTSHNPRTQEFYELCDALGIMVMDEIFDGWHQKAEADYGARFFRQWWKIDVEEWLRSNRNHPCIVMYSIGNETGQDDLHDITGYIKKFDDTRPTTGGSVFQGVDIQGFNGPGGMPGAMQKFHEQYPNELCVRTEVPHTLQTRGFYRVRTWWRDKDRPRNEIPEYGAEQIFFDGHPRYSSSYDNCGVRISARTSWRETRDMPWVIGEFRWTGFDYLGEASFGDGEFPARIWNFGIIDLAGFPKDLYWFYQSQWTKEPMVHILPHWTHRFLEPGTPVPVVAYSNCDEVELFLNGESLGRKSEDPEWLEFIWRVPYIPGELKAVGYDNGKPVAEKVWKTAGPPITLGLETNNIELKADRLDTATLTVQALDANGNNVPWAMNRISFTIEGPVENLGFENGDPVDVNPHRVDYRDLFYGYARGFFQGTDGDAPIQITAATILGDTLFEDSEQVAIDVGRVMLRGKLPEADIEIRYTTDGSDPLSGNLYKEPFTLRDSTTVRAVVVRDGTPLMVLEQEFVKGKKPRVSDIRWSPDYEESGWEFQAGEGYRGPHDPQVTGTWERGGTLYEIREDGVMYESPGTPDEKPFAYWVYDYPLDPFEAGHENAGSGQVCWLPLGTATSKVKLENQDADKLLIYKGENPQIYHRTN